The Anopheles coluzzii chromosome 2, AcolN3, whole genome shotgun sequence genome window below encodes:
- the LOC120947384 gene encoding uncharacterized protein LOC120947384 isoform X5: MIVLFFGVMANYVSLRSPGEPESTVLEEQRTGIVAELTAVSVAVAAAASDKSTSDRNSFAGNLEGALKEKNIPVQKKLSQDEEEEEEEEEVEEEVEEEVEEEEEEEEEEEEKSAAEKTKTVPSPTPAEKLDVKESTEPSLPEEETKSVHAVETIVSNSPTEKAVKSEPKEEDQKKELNAEESEQKAENKQEELIAEVPEPAKEPSAEASPASVTSPGEKDSEGELKEHGDKPMVPPQTYLWEEIKKSKEQVSDGGYPWTHLYKGEPVEGAEAQQPPTESPASNRRRKVDGETEVDEEEILAEKKVKVQNGERSMDIEVATTSNGHCEEPEMSEAATSSSEPKPQSPRRSRKRAASHEPESPSGRHSVKQEIKHFLDEHPAIRSFSNSLTRQGKKTRTFVSRSLERAKSMADRGLDRARVQMNTLRRKKAASEPRGMPDQKILNLRESPRLNNREIPAYVVRQPSDEAIAAAAVVDEETIVKVTVETEASKSTVVVPDEIIELPKDEELRPQQVEETVMEVEVSAPPVDDTAAVEDDRYEIIEPPKTETIASVLPAPVEVPESPIVPVKAKPPLKAPRKKKDHHYEDIDDFEPQPKKEPAAEAASPEPVTDPKLKRQEHIKEGLDPILGEMLGNDKIKISLQLQDEKFADDMLTFGRRKHLDEILQQSSEDEGKEPIKLASKGLLAPISSIDSTSSDEEARRTHLSTLAEESDTGSIDGGASPCKKQDSLKDSELPPVEECSKELELTPAEEHLLMEAEKAAQESESPKQAESPAAPAVEPVAEQESAAVPVVETDQPKVDTRWSKMSDHEYEPIGEPVDTSKPSTTKDGLLAVSGQPDGQERKQSNASFLRVPGNDEGDTISMEELQKSIEDRYFNLPTDAATAQDGGDAMTAAASVASEPQGEKTSKVKAAMTKAQNSGKQAMAKAQESGKQAMARAQEGGKTLQKKFQQQTDRFKTKMSNIKLKKDKDGAAPLASPEVVTTPELEKLDFTLAVPKDEEVPQQPTHEPQAEEETTAAAEEAAEDETGPTKPGSKLGKLKNMHMPKLQKPDFKRPEFTKKMPKLKAPDMSKFKRPEMPKFLTEKPDFSKMKSDFAKIKLARSKSMKEATPSGATSAASPSDASMMGDAPTTKVNYTDFSTYPRIFDKFKRQKSAGPAATGGQAAGVRAGTPPPLEFTKSAPKGASLVSRWTSEKSEDTESNRFLQYTGSELDERETSVERRMRQELERAEFEGPELAVTEEQKQLEEYDKENREIHLLSAARHDEFLKRKPPMERQESDLASEEEKQFWASSLGQKIRQNIDMNSNDLDFLDEEERLLVAKEDAAIDQEAREQARFLLELSKQRTEKELERRSSTPYTNQECQSSGSSSVRRRKGVLEEIDDDEFFLRQKGISKDNIQMGEYISSAIKEGLSHPKNALADMDRYDYYDEEDDQGMRRYYQQSFESDDVSNQQADYYRTFPPDRPTRKSKKQSDQSVPHADDQDYGLEDEELEEEDLSFYDRQRTKYGSEQPQLLQSAAARYMDEEDDSLLGGSLPRQAMLAGTVVPPTPPTRHRKKRFRDVTPSDVEPPSSFTNGGFSAKSISNNFISGPPPPTTTMTYRAEVPLAREESFGTLPAPTPRRSRSRSQISKALDDDDRVSRGAESLIGGIIDRPPIPGREGYSYEISESNGYATVRKEAPPRPPAPIRRRKSTRSLDAPPPRQFNTLPNYNHSVSPVRPQRNYSTINPNRPPRRKSVTSLTGEQQLKSSSLSKDDVAQYEDVIAPAPPLGPKPPLHSGDVANRMKDRPLPPPPRPTRKPRRPDGSDHHDLDGGAERIIPLTVPNDSSIDEVETATQTDPVSEDFGLDAEIAAVTERAARAHDGDQLEGALNRFREGNAKALSERPKSSRSGSRPETPASILIERKVSTPSLNHESIVEASLTVQPLEEFDDDQYIAELVKKYVSDERKPEPRRTDTFERRFRKSTNSLTREDEIRPVEAGNSLRTPTMRSSRTSVDGRLSATTPEPLRNVEIAPNVIEEIVERLRTTEQQHIDELHKLHQEQLEDLRRQHDEQKRLQEQKLEEQQRQLLEQQNQQLLETQQLKEQIQQQQEHQKMLLAQQQNQQQQLLVAQQQQQLLMEQQEKERELQREKERELLKEREQELERARERERELHLARELELQRAREIEQQRARDLEQQRIREMELQRTRELEHQRLRELEIQRAIEAEQARQREIELQQQKATVAAAQTASNGPAADATPQQDGAVKLEDPTNAVPVTAVPSVDVVDGAAAALPTSASLPTEQAPIRPPLPPMAAPFVYHPDYLSASAAAASYLLRGIPGSEEDLGLAPSAPQRRRRHHRSKRESTSEEDFQREQRRHRHGTRSPEPSIPTLGGQLVRACGSSIRQTGDDLMAMLRASSKDENKRDLHIAIIILIVIVAGLMALGMSGEKAVHHHHWDYFSPPGHGSSA, from the exons ATGATCGTTCTGTTCTTCGGCGTAATGGCAAACTACG TGTCTCTGCGCAGCCCTGGCGAGCCGGAATCGACCGTACTGGAGGAGCAGCGGACGGGGATCGTAGCCGAGCTGACCGCCGTATCGGTGGCCGTTGCTGCGGCCGCGTCCGACAAGTCGACGAGCGATCGCAACTCGTTCGCCGGCAATTTGGAGGGCGCGCTGAAGGAAAAGAACATCCCGGTGCAGAAGAAGCTCTCGCAGGacgaagaggaagaggaggaggaggaagaagtaGAGGAAGAAGTTGAAGAGGAggttgaagaagaagaagaggaagaagaggaggaagaagaaaaatcggCGGCAGAAAAGACGAAAACAGTTCCATCACCGACGCCAGCAGAGAAGTTGGATGTTAAAGAATCTACTGAGCCAAGCCTTCCAGAAGAAGAGACAAAGAGTGTCCACGCGGTTGAAACGATCGTTAGTAACTCGCCCACTGAGAAAGCGGTAAAATCAGAACCCAAAGAGGAGGATCAGAAGAAAGAGCTTAACGCAGAAGAATCTGAACAGAAAGCGGAGAACAAGCAGGAAGAGCTTATCGCAGAAGTACCAGAGCCAGCGAAGGAACCTTCCGCTGAAGCGTCGCCTGCGAGCGTGACGTCACCCGGTGAGAAGGATTCTGAAGGGGAGTTGAAGGAGCATGGCGATAAGCCGATGGTGCCACCGCAGACGTACCTTTGGGAGGAGATTAAGAAGTCCAAGGAACAGGTAAGCGAT GGAGGCTATCCATGGACACACCTGTACAAAGGCGAACCGGTGGAGGGTGCGGAAGCACAGCAACCACCAACCGAATCACCCGCATCGAACCGTCGACGAAAGGTTGATGGTGAAACAGAGGTAGACGAGGAAGAAATACTCGCAGAAAAGAAGGTTAAGGTCCAGAATGGGGAACGCTCCATGGACATCGAAGTGGCGACCACCTCGAATGGACACTGTGAAGAACCTGAGATGTCGGAAGCGGCCACTAGCTCCAGTGAACCAAAGCCACAGTCACCGCGGCGCAGCAGAAAGCGGGCGGCATCCCACGAACCGGAATCCCCGAGCGGTCGCCACTCGGTAAAGCAGGAGATCAAACACTTCCTGGATGAGCATCCGGCGATACGCAGCTTCAGCAACAGCCTCACCCGACAGGGCAAGAAGACGCGCACCTTCGTCAGCCGGTCGCTCGAGCGGGCAAAATCGATGGCCGACCGGGGGCTGGATCGGGCCCGGGTGCAGATGAACACGCTGCGCCGCAAGAAGGCAGCATCGGAACCGCGCGGCATGCCCGACCAGAAGATCTTGAATCTGCGCGAATCGCCCCGGCTGAACAATCGAGAAATTCCAGCGTACGTTGTCCGCCAGCCGAGCGACGAAGCGATAGCGGCAGCGGCGGTGGTGGATGAAGAGACGATCGTGAAGGTTACGGTAGAAACGGAAGCGTCCAAGAGTACGGTAGTCGTACCGGATGAGATCATTGAGCTGCCGAAGGACGAGGAACTAAGGCCGCAGCAGGTGGAAGAGACCGTAATGGAGGTGGAAGTGTCGGCACCGCCGGTAGATGACACTGCCGCAGTCGAGGATGATCGGTACGAAATTATTGAGCCACCAAAAACGGAAACAATCGCTAGTGTGCTGCCAGCGCCGGTTGAGGTTCCCGAGTCACCGATAGTGCCGGTGAAAGCTAAACCACCGCTGAAAGCACCTCGCAAGAAGAAGGACCATCACTACGAAGATATAGACGACTTTGAGCCACAGCCAAAGAAGGAACCGGCGGCGGAAGCTGCCTCTCCGGAACCGGTCACAGATCCTAAGCTGAAACGTCAGGAGCACATTAAGGAAGGGTTGGACCCGATCCTGGGAGAAATGTTGGGTAACGACAAGATCAAGATATCGCTCCAGCTCCAGGACGAGAAGTTCGCCGACGACATGCTGACGTTCGGTCGGCGCAAGCATCTGGACGAGATATTGCAGCAATCGTCCGAGGATGAAGGGAAGGAACCGATCAAGCTGGCGAGCAAAGGGCTGTTGGCACCGATATCGTCCATTGATTCGACGTCATCCGATGAGGAGGCACGTCGTACCCATCTCAGCACGCTAGCCGAGGAAAGCGATACGGGCAGCATCGATGGTGGCGCCTCACCCTGCAAAAAGCAAGACTCGCTCAAGGACTCGGAGCTGCCCCCGGTGGAAGAGTGCAGCAAGGAGCTGGAGCTGACGCCCGCCGAGGAACATCTGCTGATGGAGGCGGAAAAGGCAGCGCAGGAGAGCGAGTCACCGAAGCAGGCCGAAAGTCCGGCAGCTCCAGCAGTGGAACCGGTAGCGGAACAGGAATCGGCCGCAGTACCGGTGGTGGAAACGGACCAGCCAAAGGTTGACACTCGTTGGTCAAAAATGAG TGATCACGAGTATGAGCCTATTGGTGAACCAGTCGATACCTCCAAACCGTCCACGACCAAGGATGGCCTGCTGGCCGTATCCGGCCAGCCCGACGGCCAGGAGCGTAAGCAGTCCAACGCTTCGTTCCTGCGCGTACCGGGCAACGACGAGGGCGACACGATCAGCATGGAGGAACTGCAGAAATCGATCGAAGATCGTTACTTCAACCTTCCAACCGATGCCGCTACTGCTCAGGACGGTGGCGACGCAATGACTGCGGCCGCTTCGGTCGCTTCTGAACCTCAGGGTGAGAAGACGAGCAAGGTTAAGGCAGCCATGACCAAGGCCCAGAACAGCGGCAAGCAGGCGATGGCAAAGGCACAGGAAAGCGGCAAACAGGCGATGGCTCGCGCCCAGGAAGGTGGTAAAACGCTGCAGAAGAAGTTCCAGCAGCAGACCGATCGCTTCAAGACGAAGATGTCCAATATTAAGTTGAAGAAGGATAAGGATGGGGCGGCACCACTCGCAAGCCCTGAGGTTGTAACGACACCCGAGCTGGAAAAGCTGGACTTTACCCTAGCCGTCCCGAAAGACGAAGAAGTGCCACAGCAACCTACCCACGAGCCGCAGGCTGAGGAGGAGacaactgctgctgcggaAGAAGCCGCAGAGGACGAAACAGGCCCAACAAAGCCGGGCAGCAAACTTGGCAAGCTGAAGAACATGCACATGCCCAAGCTGCAGAAGCCTGACTTTAAGCGGCCCGAGTTTACCAAGAAGATGCCGAAGCTGAAGGCACCCGATATGTCCAAGTTCAAGCGCCCCGAGATGCCCAAGTTCCTTACCGAGAAGCCGGACTTTAGCAAGATGAAGTCGGACTTTGCCAAGATAAAGCTGGCGCGCAGTAAATCCATGAAGGAAGCGACCCCCTCCGGTGCGACCAGTGCCGCCTCGCCGTCGGATGCTTCGATGATGGGCGATGCACCGACCACGAAGGTAAACTACACCGATTTCAGCACGTACCCGCGCATTTTCGACAAGTTTAAGCGCCAAAAGTCGGCCGGCCCCGCAGCGACGGGTGGACAGGCGGCTGGAGTTCGTGCgggcacaccaccaccgctcgaGTTTACCAAGTCGGCACCGAAGGGTGCGTCGTTGGTATCGCGCTGGACGTCCGAAAAGTCGGAAGATACTGAAAGCAACCGGTTCCTGCAGTACACGGGCAGTGAGCTGGACGAGCGTGAAACGTCTGTGGAGCGCCGAATGCGCCAGGAGCTCGAGCGGGCGGAGTTTGAGGGCCCCGAGCTGGCCGTAACGGAGGAGCAGAAGCAGCTAGAGGAGTACGATAAGGAGAACCGTGAAATTCATCTCCTATCAGCCGCTCGGCACGACGAGTTCCTGAAGCGCAAACCGCCGATGGAGCGCCAGGAGTCGGATCTAGCCTCCGAAGAGGAGAAACAGTTCTGGGCCAGCTCGCTGGGACAGAAGATTCGCCAGAACATCGACATGAACAGCAACGATCTGGACTTCCTGGACGAGGAGGAACGGCTGCTGGTCGCCAAAGAGGACGCTGCGATCGATCAGGAGGCGCGCGAACAGGCCCGCTTCCTGCTGGAGTTGAGCAAGCAGCGTACGGAGAAGGAGTTGGAACGTCGCTCCTCCACACCGTACACCAACCAGGAGTGTCAGTCATCGGGCAGCTCGAGTGTACGCCGCCGCAAGGGCGTACTCGAGGAGATCGATGACGATGAGTTCTTCCTGCGCCAGAAGGGCATCTCCAAGGATAACATCCAGATGGGCGAGTACATCAGCTCCGCGATCAAGGAGGGCCTGAGCCACCCGAAGAACGCACTGGCCGACATGGACCGGTACGATTACTACGACGAGGAGGATGACCAGGGTATGCGCCGGTACTATCAGCAGAGCTTCGAATCGGACGACGTCTCCAACCAGCAGGCCGATTACTATCGCACCTTCCCGCCAGATCGTCCCACTCGCAAATCCAAGAAGCAGTCCGACCAATCCGTACCGCACGCGGACGACCAAGATTACGGGCTGGAGGATGAGGAGCTGGAGGAGGAAGATCTTTCGTTCTACGATCGCCAGCGCACCAAGTACGGTAGTGAGCAGCCACAGCTTCTTCAATCAGCCGCCGCCCGCTACatggacgaggaggacgactCCCTGCTGGGTGGTTCACTGCCACGGCAGGCCATGCTAGCCGGTACGGTCGTTCCGCCGACACCGCCAACCCGCCATCGCAAGAAGCGCTTCCGTGATGTGACGCCCTCGGACGTAGAACCACCATCCTCATTCACGAACGGCGGATTTTCCGCGAAGTCCATCTCCAATAACTTCATCTCCGGACCACCACCTCCCACG ACGACGATGACTTACCGGGCCGAGGTGCCGCTAGCGCGCGAGGAAAGCTTCGGCACGCTGCCAGCACCGACGCCGCGCCGTTCCCGGTCTCGTTCGCAGATCTCCAAAGCTCTCGACGACGATGATCGTGTTTCCCGCGGGGCGGAATCACTGATTGGTGGCATCATCGATCGCCCACCGATTCCGGGCAGGGAAGGCTATTCTTATGAAATTTCCGAATCGAATGG CTACGCCACTGTACGGAAGGAAGCACCACCGCGTCCACCGGCACCTATACGGCGCCGAAAGTCGACCCGCTCGCTCGACGCGCCACCACCGCGCCAGTTCAACACGCTGCCGAACTACAATCACTCGGTGTCGCCCGTCCGGCCGCAGCGCAACTACAGCACGATTAACCCGAACCGTCCACCACGCAGGAAGTCCGTCACCAGCTTGACCGGTGAGCAGCAACT gAAATCGTCCAGTCTTAGCAAGGACGACGTGGCGCAGTACGAGGACGTGATCGCACCGGCACCACCGCTGGGACCGAAGCCTCCCCTACACTCGGGTGACGTGGCGAACCGGATGAAGGATCgcccactaccaccaccaccgcgccCCACGCGCAAACCACGCCGCCCGGACGGTAGCGACCATCACGATCTGGACGGTGGAGCGGAACGCATCATACCGCTCACAGTGCCGAACGACAGCTCGATCGACGAGGTCGAAACGGCCACCCAAACTGACCCCGTCTCGGAAGACTTCGGCCTCGACGCCGAAATAGCGGCCGTAACCGAGCGTGCCGCCCGCGCCCACGATGGCGACCAGCTGGAGGGAGCACTCAACCGCTTCCGCGAGGGCAACGCAAAGGCCCTGTCCGAGCGGCCGAAGTCTTCGCGCTCGGGTAGCCGGCCGGAAACGCCCGCCTCCATACTGATCGAGCGCAAGGTGTCGACTCCTTCGCTGAACCACGAATCGATCGTGGAAGCCTCGCTGACGGTGCAACCGCTCGAGGAGTTTGACGACGACCAGTACATCGCGGAGCTGGTCAAGAAGTACGTGTCGGACGAGCGCAAACCGGAACCGCGCCGGACGGACACGTTCGAGCGACGGTTCCGCAAGAGCACCAACAGTTTGACGCGCGAGGATGAGATCCGTCCTGTAGAGGCGGGCAACAGTCTGCGTACACCAACGATGCGTTCGTCGCGCACTTCGGTCGATGGACGGCTGTCAGCGACCACGCCCGAACCGCTGCGTAACGTAGAAATCGCACCGAACGTAATCGAGGAGATAGTGGAGCGTTTGCGCACGACCGAACAGCAGCATATCGATGAGCTGCATAAGCTGCACCAGGAGCAGCTGGAGGATTTGCGTCGCCAGCACGACGAGCAGAAGCGGCTGCAGGAGCAGAAGTTGGAggagcagcaacggcagctgCTCGAGCAGCAAAACCAGCAGCTGCTCGAAACGCAACAGCTGAAGGAGCagattcagcagcagcaggagcaccAGAAGATGCTGCTCGCCCAGCAAcagaaccagcagcagcagctactggttgcccagcaacagcagcagctgctgatgGAGCAGCAGGAGAAGGAGCGCGAGCTGCAGCGGGAGAAAGAGCGCGAGCTGTTGAAGGAGCGTGAGCAGGAGCTGGAGCGTGCTCGGGAGCGCGAGCGAGAGCTACATCTAGCGCGGGAGCTGGAGTTGCAGCGTGCGCGCGAAATCGAGCAGCAGAGGGCGCGCGATCTCGAGCAGCAAAGGATACGCGAGATGGAGCTGCAGAGGACCCGCGAGCTGGAACATCAGCGGCTGCGGGAGCTCGAGATTCAGCGTGCGATCGAGGCGGAACAGGCTCGCCAGCGGGAGAttgagctgcagcagcaaaaggcgACCGTAGCGGCAGCACAAACGGCATCGAACGgtcctgctgctgatgcgACTCCACAACAGGATGGTGCTGTTAAGCTGGAAGACCCAACGAACGCTGTTCCAGTAACAGCGGTTCCTTCCGTGGACGTAGTAgatggcgcagcagcagctctacCAACCTCTGCAAGCCTGCCCACCGAGCAAGCTCCGATAAGACCACCACTCCCCCCGATGGCAGCCCCATTCGTGTACCATCCCGACTATCTGTCCGCGTCGGCCGCTGCCGCCTCCTACCTGCTGCGAGGCATTCCGGGTTCGGAAGAGGACCTCGGACTGGCACCGTCGGCACCGcagcgccgccgccgccatcaTCGCTCGAAGCGTGAGTCCACCTCGGAGGAAGACTTCCAGCGGGAGCAGCGCCGCCATCGACACGGTACCCGCTCGCCCGAACCCTCCATCCCGACGCTTGGCGGCCAGCTGGTGCGGGCGTGCGGTTCCTCCATCCGCCAAACCGGTGACGACCTGATGGCAATGCTGCGCGCCAGCAGCAAGGACGAGAACAAGCGCGACCTGCACATTGCCATCATCATACTGATCGTGATCGTGGCCGGTCTGATGGCGCTCGGCATGAGCGGCGAGAAGGCGgtccaccatcaccactggGACTACTTTAGCCCGCCCGGACACGGTAGCAGTGCGTAG